The Campylobacter sp. MIT 99-7217 nucleotide sequence AGTCATTTTTTTCTTGCACGCTAAGATTTTTCACCTCTAATCCTTTTTAAATATTGCTAGGATGAAATTATAACATAAAATTTGTATTTTTAATCTTTTATTTGCTTTTTATTAAACATAAGTTTTATAAGCTTAAATAACTTTAGTGATATAAACTAAAGTTATTTAAATAAATTTATTTAATTTTTTTAAAAATTTACTTGACAATGTTACGCTCAATGTTGTATAATTACAAATATATTTTAAAAGAAAGCTAAGGAAAAGCAAGAAAATGAAAGACTTTAAAAGGGCTTTGGTTTTAAATTCTATCATCGAAGCTTATCTTAAAGAAAATACGCCTGTTGGCTCAGCCACTTGTGAGGCAAATTTAAACATGGCAGCTTCAACGATAAGGCTTTATTTTAAAAAGCTTGATAGCGAAGGAGCGATAGAAAAGCTACATATTTCAAGTGGCAGAGTGCCAACCTTGGCGACGATGAAGCAGTATTGGCAAAATGCTTTTGATCCTCATGAAAAGCTTATTATCAACAATGTAAAGCTTTTGGCTGAGTTGGCAAAAGAATTTGAAATATACTGCCTTGTTTATGCGGGTAGGGATTTGATCTTGCAAGAAATAGAAAGCGTGAATAATAAATTTTTAGTGCTTGATTTTAACAAAGAAGAAGTGGTTTTGAAATTTGACCCAAAGGCACATATTTTTTTACAAGAACTTGTTGGGCTTGATTTTTTCAGTATAGAAAATTTAGCTTTAAGGCTTAAATTTGATGAACTTTTGCAAAAGCTTTCTTCTTTAGGTCAAAGCCTTAGCCTTTTTAGGACTAATGAAAAAAGAGCTTACCAAATTTATCAAAATGATGAATTTGTTAAGCTTTTAGATGCTCATATTCATCAGCATTTTAAAAGCTGGCTTGAATTTTCTCCTCTTTTTAACGAGGGTTTTATGGGACTTTTGTTTGAGGCTGAATTTTTGGGCAAACAAGCAAACATTATCCTAGCTGGTAGTGTTTATACGGACTTTAAAAAAGTGATCAATCACATAAAGGAGGTAGCGTGAGCGAGGAAAAAGACTTAGAACAGCAAGTTTGTGAAGAAGCTAGCGAAGAACAAAGCGAACTTGATGAGTTAAAAGCTCAAAACGCAGAGCTTAAGGATAGGTATTTGCGTGCAAATGCTGAATTTGAAAACATTAAAAAAAGACTAGAAAAGGAAAAAATTTCAGCTCTTGCTTATGCAAATGAAAGTTTTGCCAAGGATTTGCTTGATGTTTTAGACGCTTTAGAAGCGGCGATGAGCGTTGAGGCAAGTGATGAGGTAAGTCAAAAGATCAAAGAGGGCGTGAAAAATACGCTTGATTTGTTCATGAAAAAGCTTGAAAAGCACGGCGTTAAGGCTATTGATGAAAATGCTGAATTTGATCCAAATTTACATGAGGCCATGTTTCATGTAGAAAGTAAGGAGCATGAAAGCAATCAAGTCGTACAAGTGCTTCAAAAAGGCTATAAGATCAATGATAGGGTGCTTCGCCCTACAAAGGTTAGCGTAGCAAAATAAGGAAATAAAATGAGTATAAAGATAGTGAGAAAAAATTTTAATAAGGCGGTGCTACATCTTGTAGCTAGAAAAATTAAAATAAAGGATAAAAAATGAGTAAGGTTATAGGTATAGATTTAGGAACAACAAATTCATGCGTTTGCGTGTATGAAAGAGGAGAAAGTAAGGTCATTCCAAACAAGGAGGGTAAAAACACTACCCCCTCAGTTGTGGCCTTTACTGACAAGGGCGAGGTTTTGGTTGGAGATAGTGCTAAGCGTCAAGCTGTAACTAATCCTGAAAAAACTATTTATTCGATCAAAAGAATAATGGGGCTTATGATTAATGAAGATGCTGCTAAGGAGGCTAAAAATAGGCTTCCTTATCATATAGTTGATAGAAACGGAGCTTGCGCGGTTGAAATCGCTGGTAAGCTTTATACCCCACAAGAAATTTCAGCTAAGGTTTTGATGAAGCTTAAAGAAGATGCTGAAGCTTTCTTAGGAGCTAAGGTCCTTGATGCGGTTATTACTGTGCCAGCGTATTTTAACGACGCTCAAAGAAAGGCGACTAAAGAAGCTGGCACTATAGCAGGGCTTAATGTGCTTCGTATTATAAATGAACCAACCTCAGCAGCTCTTGCTTATGGGCTTGATAAAAAAGAAAGTGAAAAAATAGTCGTTTATGATTTGGG carries:
- the grpE gene encoding nucleotide exchange factor GrpE — encoded protein: MSEEKDLEQQVCEEASEEQSELDELKAQNAELKDRYLRANAEFENIKKRLEKEKISALAYANESFAKDLLDVLDALEAAMSVEASDEVSQKIKEGVKNTLDLFMKKLEKHGVKAIDENAEFDPNLHEAMFHVESKEHESNQVVQVLQKGYKINDRVLRPTKVSVAK
- a CDS encoding HrcA family transcriptional regulator, coding for MKDFKRALVLNSIIEAYLKENTPVGSATCEANLNMAASTIRLYFKKLDSEGAIEKLHISSGRVPTLATMKQYWQNAFDPHEKLIINNVKLLAELAKEFEIYCLVYAGRDLILQEIESVNNKFLVLDFNKEEVVLKFDPKAHIFLQELVGLDFFSIENLALRLKFDELLQKLSSLGQSLSLFRTNEKRAYQIYQNDEFVKLLDAHIHQHFKSWLEFSPLFNEGFMGLLFEAEFLGKQANIILAGSVYTDFKKVINHIKEVA